In a single window of the Perca flavescens isolate YP-PL-M2 chromosome 18, PFLA_1.0, whole genome shotgun sequence genome:
- the rmdn3 gene encoding regulator of microtubule dynamics protein 3 isoform X2, whose protein sequence is MTTPLGRNGLIGLAVGATAGCGLIAFIIYKEIVRRRSQRLVLEARPASRLFDGVDKAVLLQDAMDAQEVEAQQQALAAVEAVVQGLSPEQQLEFRNQLDDVLTCVASLRSEVAELRGGLQDIAQQIIQDVKKGVEDSQRVRRRRHFIHRERNDSTGSSSIYFTASQGVASTYETTSEGGYSTAYAESDYTDRDTDKEEGEQEPEQESEEEEERSCATVLTIRQEDSQEEEVEEEDEEEEEDKGRLQLVTEVPSGELALLLAQSDILHTGDASLKAEGFRLLLDNRAEYGDSREFLWRLARAYRDMYESTEDKQEKKTYAQQGREEAELALKKNGLNAECHKWFAVLTELTSQHDSMHSKLKSSHILKEHLDRALALRDDDPMCFYLLGRWCYEVATLDWLEQKAAAALYQSPPTSTLHDALENFLKAEELSPGFSKTVRLYIAQCHRKLGNISEATNWTELALKMPTNSNYDETTKLEAQLRVLTDRKT, encoded by the exons ATGACCACGCCGCTCGGGAGGAACGGGTTAATCGGGCTTGCTGTCGGAGCTACAGCCGGTTGTGGCTTGATTGCCTTCATAATCTACAAGGAGATCGTTAGGAGAAGATCCCAGAGACTGGTGCTGGAGGCCCGGCCAGCTTCCCGGCTGTTTGACGGGGTGGATAAAGCCGTGCTGCTGCAGGATGCCATGGATGCACAGG AGGTGGAGGCCCAGCAGCAGGCTCTGGCAGCGGTGGAGGCTGTGGTGCAGGGCCTGTCCCCGGAGCAACAGCTGGAGTTTAGGAACCAGCTGGACGATGTGCTGACCTGCGTGGCCTCACTGCGCTCAGAGGTGGCTGAGCTGAGGGGCGGCCTGCAAGACATCGCCCAGCAGATTATCCAGGATGTCAA AAAGGGAGTGGAGGACAGTCAGCGGGTACGTCGGCGGCGCCATTTCATCCACCGGGAACGCAATGACTCCACCGGCTCCAGCTCCATCTACTTCACTGCCAGCCAGGGCGTGGCCAGCACGTATGAAACCACCAGCGAAGGAGG GTACTCGACGGCCTACGCTGAGTCCGACTACACCGATCGTGACACAGACAAAGAGGAGGGTGAGCAGGAGCCTGAACAGGAGtccgaggaagaggaggaaaggagCTGTGCCACTGTCCTCACCATTCGCCAGGAAGACTCCCAGGAAGAagaagtggaggaggaggatgaggaagaggaggaagataaGGGGAGGCTTCAACTGGTGACTGAAGTTCCCAGTGGGGAGCTGGCTCTCCTCCTGGCTCAGAGTGACATCCTCCACACAGGAGACGCCAGTTTAAAGGCAGAGGGCTTTCGCCTGCTGCTAGACAACCGAGCAGAG TATGGAGACAGCAGGGAGTTTCTATGGCGACTGGCTCGGGCATACAGGGATATGTATGAATCCACAGAGGATAAACAAGAGAAGAAGACCTACGCACAACAAG GTCGAGAGGAGGCCGAGCTGGCCCTGAAGAAGAACGGCCTGAATGCCGAGTGTCACAAATG GTTTGCTGTGCTGACAGAACTGACCTCCCAGCATGATAGCATGCATAGCAAACTGAAGAGCAGCCATATATTAAAG GAGCATCTGGACCGTGCACTCGCCCTCAGAGATGATGACCCCATGTGTTTCTACCTGCTTGGCAGATGGTGCTATGAG gtAGCCACTCTGGACTGGTTGGAACAGAAGGCAGCGGCTGCCCTCTACCAGAGCCCCCCCACCTCCACACTGCATGACGCGCTTGAGAACTTTCTCAAG GCAGAGGAACTCAGCCCAGGTTTCTCCAAGACCGTGAGACTTTACATCGCACAG TGTCACAGGAAGCTGGGAAACATCTCTGAGGCCACAAACTGGACTGAGCTGGCTCTGAAGATGCCCACAAACTCTAATTAT GATGAAACGACTAAACTGGAGGCTCAGCTTCGAGTCTTAACTGACAGAAAAACCTGA
- the rmdn3 gene encoding regulator of microtubule dynamics protein 3 isoform X1, which produces MTTPLGRNGLIGLAVGATAGCGLIAFIIYKEIVRRRSQRLVLEARPASRLFDGVDKAVLLQDAMDAQEVEAQQQALAAVEAVVQGLSPEQQLEFRNQLDDVLTCVASLRSEVAELRGGLQDIAQQIIQDVNYVGPTKDEGGESPKATPGSHPIDVGVSSAGISRAAKKGVEDSQRVRRRRHFIHRERNDSTGSSSIYFTASQGVASTYETTSEGGYSTAYAESDYTDRDTDKEEGEQEPEQESEEEEERSCATVLTIRQEDSQEEEVEEEDEEEEEDKGRLQLVTEVPSGELALLLAQSDILHTGDASLKAEGFRLLLDNRAEYGDSREFLWRLARAYRDMYESTEDKQEKKTYAQQGREEAELALKKNGLNAECHKWFAVLTELTSQHDSMHSKLKSSHILKEHLDRALALRDDDPMCFYLLGRWCYEVATLDWLEQKAAAALYQSPPTSTLHDALENFLKAEELSPGFSKTVRLYIAQCHRKLGNISEATNWTELALKMPTNSNYDETTKLEAQLRVLTDRKT; this is translated from the exons ATGACCACGCCGCTCGGGAGGAACGGGTTAATCGGGCTTGCTGTCGGAGCTACAGCCGGTTGTGGCTTGATTGCCTTCATAATCTACAAGGAGATCGTTAGGAGAAGATCCCAGAGACTGGTGCTGGAGGCCCGGCCAGCTTCCCGGCTGTTTGACGGGGTGGATAAAGCCGTGCTGCTGCAGGATGCCATGGATGCACAGG AGGTGGAGGCCCAGCAGCAGGCTCTGGCAGCGGTGGAGGCTGTGGTGCAGGGCCTGTCCCCGGAGCAACAGCTGGAGTTTAGGAACCAGCTGGACGATGTGCTGACCTGCGTGGCCTCACTGCGCTCAGAGGTGGCTGAGCTGAGGGGCGGCCTGCAAGACATCGCCCAGCAGATTATCCAGGATGTCAA TTACGTTGGACCCACAAAAGATGAAGGTGGGGAGAGTCCAAAAGCAACACCCGGCAGCCATCCTATTGATGTAGGCGTATCCTCAGCCGGTATCTCCAGGGCCGCGAA AAAGGGAGTGGAGGACAGTCAGCGGGTACGTCGGCGGCGCCATTTCATCCACCGGGAACGCAATGACTCCACCGGCTCCAGCTCCATCTACTTCACTGCCAGCCAGGGCGTGGCCAGCACGTATGAAACCACCAGCGAAGGAGG GTACTCGACGGCCTACGCTGAGTCCGACTACACCGATCGTGACACAGACAAAGAGGAGGGTGAGCAGGAGCCTGAACAGGAGtccgaggaagaggaggaaaggagCTGTGCCACTGTCCTCACCATTCGCCAGGAAGACTCCCAGGAAGAagaagtggaggaggaggatgaggaagaggaggaagataaGGGGAGGCTTCAACTGGTGACTGAAGTTCCCAGTGGGGAGCTGGCTCTCCTCCTGGCTCAGAGTGACATCCTCCACACAGGAGACGCCAGTTTAAAGGCAGAGGGCTTTCGCCTGCTGCTAGACAACCGAGCAGAG TATGGAGACAGCAGGGAGTTTCTATGGCGACTGGCTCGGGCATACAGGGATATGTATGAATCCACAGAGGATAAACAAGAGAAGAAGACCTACGCACAACAAG GTCGAGAGGAGGCCGAGCTGGCCCTGAAGAAGAACGGCCTGAATGCCGAGTGTCACAAATG GTTTGCTGTGCTGACAGAACTGACCTCCCAGCATGATAGCATGCATAGCAAACTGAAGAGCAGCCATATATTAAAG GAGCATCTGGACCGTGCACTCGCCCTCAGAGATGATGACCCCATGTGTTTCTACCTGCTTGGCAGATGGTGCTATGAG gtAGCCACTCTGGACTGGTTGGAACAGAAGGCAGCGGCTGCCCTCTACCAGAGCCCCCCCACCTCCACACTGCATGACGCGCTTGAGAACTTTCTCAAG GCAGAGGAACTCAGCCCAGGTTTCTCCAAGACCGTGAGACTTTACATCGCACAG TGTCACAGGAAGCTGGGAAACATCTCTGAGGCCACAAACTGGACTGAGCTGGCTCTGAAGATGCCCACAAACTCTAATTAT GATGAAACGACTAAACTGGAGGCTCAGCTTCGAGTCTTAACTGACAGAAAAACCTGA